The proteins below come from a single Lactobacillus johnsonii genomic window:
- a CDS encoding DUF6612 family protein yields MKKKFSFLILLGVILVSLTTACSNKSSKQAKSTGPSASSLINAKFNSSFANGHFTQTTNSNEMNQKSKSEGLFKDKGDVTNLTYTLTQKKKSQTEQMWLTKKDMYLLLEQNKGHWIKNSIDADSFDSDQVKERFDPATFNKINKSLAQKATVQRKNGNYEISFDGTDANLWNAVNPLIIDAMNTPGSQNMQVARLVKSAQVQNLKITYLIDPTTKNVESMTFKAQYTAGGKYNFTWNLTYDQLGQHSDLAVPSDIQKNAISAEDIKKAQEEQNNQ; encoded by the coding sequence ATGAAGAAAAAATTCAGCTTCCTAATTTTATTGGGAGTAATTTTAGTTTCTTTAACTACAGCTTGTTCAAATAAAAGCAGTAAACAAGCAAAGAGTACTGGACCTTCTGCAAGTTCATTAATCAATGCAAAATTTAATTCTAGCTTTGCTAACGGTCACTTCACTCAAACTACTAATTCTAATGAAATGAACCAAAAGTCAAAATCAGAAGGTTTATTCAAAGACAAAGGTGATGTAACTAACCTTACCTATACCTTAACTCAAAAGAAGAAATCTCAAACTGAACAAATGTGGCTTACCAAGAAGGATATGTACTTACTTTTAGAGCAAAACAAGGGCCATTGGATTAAAAACTCAATTGATGCAGATAGCTTTGATTCAGACCAAGTAAAGGAAAGATTCGATCCTGCAACTTTTAATAAAATTAACAAATCTTTAGCTCAAAAAGCCACTGTTCAAAGAAAAAATGGAAATTATGAAATCAGTTTTGATGGTACCGATGCCAACCTATGGAATGCCGTCAATCCTTTAATTATTGATGCCATGAACACTCCTGGTTCTCAAAATATGCAGGTAGCCCGCTTAGTAAAATCAGCTCAAGTTCAAAATCTTAAGATCACTTATTTAATTGATCCAACTACCAAAAATGTCGAGTCAATGACCTTTAAGGCCCAATATACTGCTGGCGGAAAATATAACTTCACTTGGAACCTAACCTACGACCAATTAGGTCAACACAGTGATTTAGCCGTTCCTTCTGACATTCAAAAGAATGCAATTAGTGCTGAAGACATCAAGAAAGCACAAGAAGAACAAAATAATCAATAA
- a CDS encoding PAS domain-containing protein: MENIKLDGGHLSLEQLNAIFRTIPQEMDVLDENDRVVWSSMNENRLFKRTEKDIGKTVFEVHPGHSQKHVKEVLDQMHAGKRKNISIMITKNKQPINISFYSLHNEHGKYIGCIEVTQAVSNLQVKGSKLRNILNVLKKH; encoded by the coding sequence ATGGAAAATATCAAGTTAGATGGTGGGCATCTCTCACTTGAACAGCTAAATGCAATTTTTAGAACAATTCCACAAGAAATGGACGTTTTAGATGAAAACGACCGTGTTGTCTGGTCCTCTATGAATGAGAATCGCCTATTTAAGCGTACTGAAAAAGACATAGGTAAGACTGTTTTTGAAGTGCATCCCGGCCACAGTCAAAAGCATGTTAAGGAAGTCCTAGATCAAATGCACGCCGGCAAGCGTAAAAACATTTCAATCATGATTACCAAAAATAAACAACCAATTAACATTTCCTTCTATAGTCTTCACAATGAACATGGTAAATATATTGGCTGCATTGAAGTAACCCAAGCAGTAAGTAACTTACAAGTTAAAGGCAGTAAATTGCGCAATATTTTAAATGTCCTTAAAAAGCACTAA
- a CDS encoding 2,3-diphosphoglycerate-dependent phosphoglycerate mutase, with protein MSKLVLIRHGQSEWNLSNQFTGWVDVNLSEKGVEEAKKAGRLIKEHGLEFDQAYTSLLTRAIKTLHYALEESDQLWIPETKTWRLNERHYGALQGLNKKDTAEKYGDEQVHIWRRSYDVLPPAIDDDNEYSQAHDRRYANLDPHIVPKAENLHVTLDRVMPFWEDHIAPDLLDGKNVIIAAHGNSLRALTKYIENISDDDIMDLEMKTGEPVVYTFDDKLDVVNKEKLDD; from the coding sequence ATGTCGAAATTAGTTTTAATTCGTCACGGTCAAAGTGAATGGAACCTTTCTAACCAATTTACTGGTTGGGTTGATGTAAACCTTTCAGAAAAAGGTGTTGAAGAAGCTAAGAAGGCTGGTCGTTTAATTAAGGAACACGGTCTTGAATTTGATCAAGCTTACACTTCATTATTAACTCGTGCTATCAAGACTTTGCACTACGCACTTGAAGAAAGTGACCAACTTTGGATTCCTGAAACTAAGACTTGGAGATTAAACGAACGTCATTACGGTGCTCTTCAAGGTTTAAACAAGAAGGATACTGCTGAAAAGTACGGTGACGAACAAGTTCACATTTGGCGTCGTTCATACGATGTTTTGCCACCAGCTATTGATGACGATAACGAATACAGTCAAGCACATGACCGTCGTTACGCAAATCTTGATCCACATATCGTTCCTAAGGCAGAAAACTTACACGTTACTTTAGATCGTGTAATGCCATTCTGGGAAGATCACATTGCTCCAGATTTACTTGACGGCAAGAACGTTATTATTGCTGCACACGGTAACTCACTTCGTGCTTTAACTAAGTACATTGAAAACATCTCTGATGATGACATCATGGACTTAGAAATGAAGACTGGTGAACCAGTTGTTTACACATTTGACGACAAGTTAGATGTTGTTAACAAAGAAAAGCTTGACGACTAA
- a CDS encoding type II toxin-antitoxin system HicB family antitoxin, with amino-acid sequence MRERIVTYPAIFKPIEDNVYFISFPDVKGAITEGHGLKDAFEMAADAWGTILFDEKKLPKMTDPAEIKIEYPGTFVTLVSTDLTKSVASFEKI; translated from the coding sequence ATGAGAGAAAGAATTGTAACATACCCAGCAATCTTTAAACCAATTGAAGATAATGTTTACTTTATTAGTTTTCCCGATGTTAAGGGAGCTATTACTGAAGGGCATGGACTAAAAGATGCTTTTGAAATGGCAGCAGATGCTTGGGGAACAATTTTGTTTGATGAAAAGAAATTGCCAAAAATGACTGATCCCGCTGAGATTAAAATAGAGTATCCTGGCACTTTTGTCACATTAGTATCGACTGATCTAACTAAGTCAGTAGCTAGCTTTGAAAAAATATAA
- the rpsN gene encoding 30S ribosomal protein S14, protein MAKKSKIVKAAKQRELIKKYYELKEAGDVEALAKLPLDAHPTHYHNRDLHDGRPHGYMRKFGMSRLRFKELAHKGQLPGVRKASW, encoded by the coding sequence ATGGCAAAAAAATCCAAAATCGTTAAGGCTGCTAAGCAGCGTGAATTAATCAAGAAATACTATGAATTAAAAGAAGCTGGTGACGTAGAAGCATTAGCAAAATTACCGCTTGATGCTCACCCAACTCACTACCATAACCGTGATTTACATGATGGTAGACCACATGGTTATATGCGTAAGTTTGGTATGTCACGTTTACGCTTTAAAGAATTAGCACACAAGGGACAACTTCCTGGTGTGCGCAAAGCTAGTTGGTAA
- a CDS encoding GtrA family protein has product MGIFKRILHNEDLRQLIIYVLIGVLGLGVDFGIFAILTHFKMQVEVANFISSSCGLINNFFWNSFLNFKVHDKLLVRFISYYLVGQITTLFTTVCLFIFVTQLGYNQLIVKAVSTFIATLIQFVINKLLTFRKIKTTKPKVDVRK; this is encoded by the coding sequence GTGGGTATTTTTAAAAGAATACTTCATAATGAAGACTTGCGACAGCTAATAATTTATGTATTAATTGGTGTGTTAGGATTAGGTGTTGACTTTGGAATTTTTGCCATTCTAACTCACTTTAAGATGCAAGTCGAAGTAGCTAATTTTATTTCATCATCTTGTGGGTTGATCAACAACTTTTTCTGGAATAGTTTTCTTAACTTTAAGGTTCACGATAAATTATTAGTAAGATTTATTTCCTATTATTTAGTAGGACAAATTACAACTTTGTTTACAACTGTCTGCCTATTTATTTTTGTAACTCAACTTGGCTATAATCAATTGATTGTAAAGGCTGTTTCTACATTTATCGCTACCTTGATCCAATTTGTAATTAATAAGTTACTTACCTTTAGAAAAATTAAAACTACTAAACCAAAAGTAGACGTTAGAAAGTAA
- a CDS encoding glycosyltransferase family 2 protein produces MKKLSIIVPCYNEEESVPLFYPAVNKVMDTIPDLEPEYWFINDGSKDNTLKEIKELRKKDPEHVHFVSFSRNFGKESALYAGLQAATGDYVVVMDVDLQDPPKFLPQMYDLIKTGEYDCIGTRRVDRTGEAKFKSFLSDMFYKVVNKISDTEIVPGARDYRMMTRQMVDAVLNMPEYNRFSKGIFSWVGFKTKYLDYHNVERVAGESDWNTWKLFKYAMDGIADFSQAPLNLAVWIGTGSFILSLIGLIAVIIRRVLYPDSSIFGWASMVCIILLLGGLQLLCIGILGKYIGRVYIQVKNRPIYIIKEKK; encoded by the coding sequence ATGAAAAAATTATCAATTATAGTTCCTTGTTATAATGAAGAGGAATCTGTACCACTTTTTTATCCCGCAGTGAATAAAGTAATGGATACTATTCCTGATCTAGAACCAGAATATTGGTTTATTAACGATGGATCGAAGGATAATACCCTAAAAGAAATTAAAGAACTACGCAAGAAGGATCCAGAGCATGTACACTTTGTTTCATTTTCAAGAAACTTTGGTAAGGAATCCGCTCTTTACGCTGGACTTCAAGCGGCAACTGGAGATTATGTGGTTGTAATGGATGTTGACTTACAAGATCCTCCTAAGTTCTTACCACAAATGTATGATCTAATTAAAACGGGAGAATACGACTGTATTGGAACCCGTAGAGTGGATCGTACCGGAGAAGCTAAATTTAAGTCCTTCTTAAGCGATATGTTTTATAAGGTGGTTAATAAGATCTCTGATACTGAAATCGTACCAGGAGCTCGTGATTATCGAATGATGACTCGTCAAATGGTAGACGCAGTTTTGAATATGCCTGAATACAACCGTTTTTCAAAGGGGATTTTCTCTTGGGTTGGATTTAAGACCAAATACTTAGACTATCACAATGTTGAACGTGTTGCTGGTGAAAGTGACTGGAACACTTGGAAGTTATTCAAATATGCCATGGATGGGATTGCCGACTTTTCTCAGGCTCCGCTTAACTTGGCTGTCTGGATTGGTACAGGATCGTTTATCTTATCACTTATTGGATTGATAGCAGTGATTATCCGTCGTGTGCTTTACCCAGATTCAAGCATTTTTGGTTGGGCTTCAATGGTATGCATTATATTGCTTCTTGGTGGTCTACAACTTCTCTGCATTGGTATTTTAGGTAAATATATTGGTAGGGTATATATTCAAGTTAAGAATCGACCAATTTATATTATTAAAGAGAAAAAATAA